The genomic region GTCTCAGGCTTACCCCACAGGTTGTGGGGCAAACTTGGGAAAGAGTTTGAGGAAAAGAACATTCTTGACTTGCCATTTTGTTGCCTTGTAACTACTCTGTTGGCAATAAATTAATAACAGAGCATAAAATATTGTCATGCATATGCTCTATATCCATCTGAAATAACTCCCTAAAGCTAAGGtctgttttacttttctctgTGTATCTTCGTATCACCTAGAGTGAATGTCTGCATTTGGAACTCTCATCTTCATGCAACACTGATTGAGGGTTTGTCCAGTGGTGGGTGCAGGGGTCCATAGCTTAAATAAGGCTTGGTCCTTGCCCCTGGAAAAAGTCTAGTAAGAGTCTGAGGGGAGAGAGATATGTAAgtggataatttatttttttatgcgaTGAGTACCGTGAGTTAGGGGAACAAAGAGGAGGAAGCCATGAACTTGGGTCTGGCTTATCTTAGGGCActcttttattttgcttcattttaagccttcagaaagttttccttcctgttGTTGACAGCTAAAGTCGTCTGCCAGAAGGTAGGTGTTGGGAGGTGAGGTAGAACTCCGTATTTCCTCCTCAAcatcaaagagaaaggaaatttccaaagtgGGGACTATGTTCTTGGTCTTTAGTTTTTTAGGAATAAAGCCGCCCAACTCCCCAGTTCCTCTCTTTATTCGCCTCACACTTCAGATCACTTTCTATGAGGACAAGCACTTTCAAGGCCGCCACTATGACTGTGACTGCGACTGCGCCGATTTCCACATGTACCTGAGTCGCTGCAACTCCATTCGAGTGGAGGGAGGCACCTGGGCCGTGTACGAAAGGCCCAACTTCGCGGGCTACATGTACATCCTGCCCCGGGGCGAGTACCCCGAGTACCAGCACTGGATGGGCCTCAACGACCGCCTCAGCTCCTGCCGAGCTGTTCACCTGGTGAGACTGGGGCCCTCGCCACCCCGCCTGCTCGCTCACCAGCTCCCCTGCTGCAGCTCTTTCCGTCTCTTTTGCCCCTGCTacccccccttcctttttttttttttttttttaacattcatgtGGAagcattttcttaacattttcctaCCCTTTAATGGCATGTTTTCTTCTGTTGGCTGCTGAGGCTTGCATAAAACCTAGGGTCAGTTCATCACAAGACTGAGTACATGAATTATTTCCAGAACACTCTCTCTACCTCCTAAGTACTTTAAAGCATCAAGTTTTTCTCACTGAAGGTCAGCTGTTTCAGTCAGTATGCAGCGGGGATGGGAGATCAGACCCTCTGGCTTTCAAGATGGTGGACTCCCAACCACGCTGTTCTCGGAGTTCTTGACGTGTTGGTGATTTCCATAATCATCGTAGTTTATTTCCTCCTGTGTTTTTCCAGTCTAGTGGAGGCCAGTATAAGATTCAGATCTTCGAGAAAGGAGATTTTAATGGTCAGATGTACGAAACCACTGAAGATTGCCCTTCCATCATGGAGCAGTTTCACATGCGAGAGGTGCACTCCAGTAAGGTGCTGGATGGCGTCTGGATTTTCTACGAGCTACCCAACTACCGCGGCAGACAGTACCTCCTGGACAAGAAGGAGTACCGGAAGCCCATCGATTGGGGTGCAGCTTCCCCAGCTGTGCAGTCTTTTCGCCGCATTGTGGAGTAATGACGTGGAGGGGGCCAAAAGCTTCTCCCGGGGGGCCACTTGCTGGCCAGCCTTGTCACCCAAATAGGcatcataaataaaacaattggCATGCATTCCACTGTTGACTATAATGCCTCTCCTTAAACAGTCTTAGGGACCAGTAAAACAGTGCCCACTGCTGTGGGCAGTTACACAAAGCCACTCATCCTTCAGATGGCCAGTCTATAACTTTGTGCCAAACAGAATAGCACCTCATTGAAAGGCGAGAAAATCATACTGTCCTATGGTGGTTCTCATCCCTTGAGTCTGGTATAGATTCAACAGGTACAATAATAATAGTTACTGCCTCTTGAGTGCCttcattattccattttctctttacaACCCTGTAAGAGAGGTGGTTTCtttgcattttacaaataagtaaacagAGGCTTAGAGAAACTaaaaacttgcccaagttcaccaGCTGGTGATCGGAGGAACGAGATCCAGGATATTTGTTTCCATAGCCCCTgttcttttcccttcatttccagctcattcattcaacacccGCTGGCTGGGGGTTTATGTGCATAATGGAAGTACGAGACCCTGAGAAATTTAAGAGGTGGAAAGTGCAGGGTCCCCAGAAGTTCTCATGGAGGAGACAGAATACCTACCAAGAATGgacagtgaggggtgcctgggtggctcagttgttagacatctgcctttggctcaggtcatgatcccagggtcctgggatcgagccccacagctggctccctgctcagcaggaagcctgcttcttcctctccctctgctgctccccgtgctgtgctctctctgtcaaataaataaataaaatatttaaaaaaaaaaaaaagaatggacagtGAAAACAGCCATTATTTGGGAAAACGGTGGAGCCATAAGTCACCTGAAGGCCTTTGTTTAAGATTCAGAAGTTGCTGGGTCAGTGACCTCTCAACTTTAAGCTCAGTCTTTCTGTAAAAAGCACATATCAATTTGTCCCAACTTTACGACAATTGAAATGGAGTTTTACTGAGTTTTACTCACTTTGAACAACCCctgagatttttctctgtttaatCTTGATGAAGAGGAGAATGGTGAAGGAAACCCAGTGTCATTAGGAATACTTAGCATCTGAGTCAACCTGGGAATGTTCTGGATCAGTCTGTCTTTAAGAGAGAGGGCAGAGCCCAGGTCTCCTAGGAGTTTTTCCGGAGAAGGACAAATTGGAACTGCTAAGGATATTGCCTTTG from Mustela erminea isolate mMusErm1 chromosome 1, mMusErm1.Pri, whole genome shotgun sequence harbors:
- the CRYGS gene encoding gamma-crystallin S isoform X1 yields the protein MFLVFSFLGIKPPNSPVPLFIRLTLQITFYEDKHFQGRHYDCDCDCADFHMYLSRCNSIRVEGGTWAVYERPNFAGYMYILPRGEYPEYQHWMGLNDRLSSCRAVHLSSGGQYKIQIFEKGDFNGQMYETTEDCPSIMEQFHMREVHSSKVLDGVWIFYELPNYRGRQYLLDKKEYRKPIDWGAASPAVQSFRRIVE
- the CRYGS gene encoding gamma-crystallin S isoform X2, giving the protein MSKSGTKITFYEDKHFQGRHYDCDCDCADFHMYLSRCNSIRVEGGTWAVYERPNFAGYMYILPRGEYPEYQHWMGLNDRLSSCRAVHLSSGGQYKIQIFEKGDFNGQMYETTEDCPSIMEQFHMREVHSSKVLDGVWIFYELPNYRGRQYLLDKKEYRKPIDWGAASPAVQSFRRIVE
- the CRYGS gene encoding gamma-crystallin S isoform X3, giving the protein MYLSRCNSIRVEGGTWAVYERPNFAGYMYILPRGEYPEYQHWMGLNDRLSSCRAVHLSSGGQYKIQIFEKGDFNGQMYETTEDCPSIMEQFHMREVHSSKVLDGVWIFYELPNYRGRQYLLDKKEYRKPIDWGAASPAVQSFRRIVE